In a genomic window of Akkermansia massiliensis:
- a CDS encoding aminotransferase class I/II-fold pyridoxal phosphate-dependent enzyme, which yields MKNPGQFLSELKSAGLLRVLRNVDCLPGGMARMEDGREVVNLASNDYLGLAHHPALAEAFSRAARDGGAGAMASRLVTGTRRAHSGLEEALADLKGTEAAVSFSSGYATSLGVITSIADREDTVLMDKLSHASLIDGARLSGARLSTFLHNDMESLRKKLEHLRSANPSGGILVVTESVFSMDGDRAPLQEIVRLKDEFGALLLVDEAHGFGVLGEHGAGLAEELGVSSRIDFQMGTLSKAAGVSGGYVACSRAWADVMINSARSLIYSTAPPPALAAAALAAVEVIRSAEGQELRRHVSVLADALSSALGMPGRPVSSIFPVVMGENDAALAAAGTLLERGFLAPAIRYPTVPRGTARLRVTVTAAHRTVQIGRLGKALAELLHG from the coding sequence ATGAAGAATCCTGGACAGTTTTTATCAGAGTTGAAGTCCGCGGGACTGCTGCGCGTTCTGCGGAATGTGGATTGCCTGCCCGGCGGCATGGCCCGCATGGAGGACGGCCGGGAGGTAGTCAACCTGGCAAGTAATGATTACCTGGGCCTGGCTCATCATCCGGCCCTGGCGGAGGCTTTTTCCCGTGCGGCGCGTGATGGCGGGGCCGGGGCCATGGCTTCCCGCCTGGTCACGGGGACGCGCCGGGCGCATTCCGGTCTAGAGGAGGCCCTGGCTGATCTGAAGGGGACTGAAGCGGCGGTCAGCTTTTCCTCCGGTTACGCAACCTCCCTGGGGGTGATTACCTCCATTGCGGACCGGGAGGATACGGTGCTGATGGACAAGCTGTCCCATGCCAGCCTGATTGACGGGGCGCGGCTGTCCGGTGCCCGCTTGTCCACGTTCCTGCATAACGACATGGAATCATTGAGAAAAAAGCTGGAGCATTTGCGGAGCGCGAATCCTTCCGGCGGAATCCTGGTGGTGACGGAATCCGTTTTCAGCATGGACGGGGACCGCGCGCCTCTTCAGGAAATCGTGCGCCTGAAGGATGAATTCGGCGCTCTGCTGCTGGTGGATGAAGCACACGGATTCGGTGTGCTGGGAGAACACGGGGCGGGATTGGCGGAGGAACTGGGCGTCTCCTCCCGGATAGATTTTCAGATGGGGACCTTGAGCAAGGCCGCCGGGGTGAGCGGCGGTTATGTAGCCTGTTCCCGCGCCTGGGCGGATGTGATGATCAATTCTGCGCGGTCCCTGATCTATTCCACGGCTCCGCCTCCCGCCCTGGCCGCCGCCGCCCTGGCCGCAGTGGAAGTGATCCGGAGCGCAGAGGGGCAGGAACTGCGCCGTCATGTTTCCGTGCTGGCGGATGCCTTGTCCTCCGCGCTGGGAATGCCCGGCAGGCCCGTTTCCTCCATCTTCCCCGTGGTAATGGGAGAGAATGATGCCGCCCTGGCCGCAGCGGGTACGTTGCTGGAACGCGGTTTTCTGGCTCCCGCCATACGTTATCCTACGGTCCCCCGCGGAACGGCCCGTCTGCGCGTTACGGTAACGGCGGCCCATCGGACCGTCCAGATCGGGCGGTTGGGAAAAGCGTTGGCGGAGTTGCTCCACGGATAA
- a CDS encoding beta-ketoacyl synthase N-terminal-like domain-containing protein, producing the protein MSFSGCGSSLAAVMIAGGKSHGRPEPRVCGLGLASGFGMGAAAHLTGVREGRSVLKPLRELWGAGHPWGDVLSGWIPDRKLLCSRRNGPASQLALLLARQAVEEAGWGEEELKDAALIVGSSRGNASGWLSPWPGRRSMKILAVPNSLHSELASCVSIELGIRGPYHVLASGCAAGLDAVGMAAMLMRQGIVRRALAIGLDLPLCRELLGTYWASGMLSRNGMNDPYGPHADGMCISEGGAAMALELSSGPGIYVKDYLVNSDAYSPLGMPEDGKSIAALLDAALRNWDGRVPLTVCPHASGTAGNAASERAALKRVFGTGIPDLRMMKPWTGHAIGGSGILELALMLAFIREGALPPNPFWVSSPAGAACVAEELPLDGRRMLVKSAASMGGHNVVLSLDVGG; encoded by the coding sequence TTGAGTTTTTCCGGGTGCGGCAGTAGTCTGGCCGCCGTCATGATTGCGGGGGGAAAAAGTCACGGAAGACCGGAGCCGCGGGTATGCGGCCTGGGGCTGGCTTCCGGCTTTGGCATGGGGGCGGCAGCCCATCTCACCGGAGTGAGGGAAGGGCGCAGCGTGTTGAAGCCGTTGAGGGAACTGTGGGGAGCGGGGCATCCGTGGGGCGATGTTTTGAGCGGGTGGATTCCGGACAGGAAGCTTTTATGCAGCCGCAGGAACGGCCCTGCCTCCCAGTTGGCGCTGCTGCTGGCGCGGCAGGCCGTGGAAGAAGCCGGTTGGGGAGAGGAAGAATTGAAGGATGCGGCCCTGATTGTGGGCAGTTCCCGGGGGAACGCCTCCGGCTGGCTGAGCCCGTGGCCCGGACGGCGGTCCATGAAGATTCTGGCCGTTCCCAATTCCCTGCACAGTGAGCTTGCCTCCTGCGTCAGCATTGAACTGGGGATTCGCGGGCCTTACCACGTGCTGGCGAGCGGCTGCGCCGCCGGTCTGGATGCCGTGGGCATGGCGGCCATGCTGATGCGTCAGGGAATTGTCAGGAGGGCGCTGGCTATCGGGCTGGATTTGCCCTTGTGCCGGGAGCTGCTGGGGACGTACTGGGCTTCCGGGATGCTTTCCCGCAACGGAATGAATGATCCCTACGGTCCCCATGCCGACGGCATGTGCATTTCCGAGGGAGGGGCGGCCATGGCGCTGGAGTTGTCTTCCGGCCCCGGCATTTACGTGAAGGATTATCTGGTGAATTCAGATGCCTACAGCCCGCTGGGAATGCCGGAGGACGGAAAGAGCATTGCCGCCCTGCTGGATGCCGCCCTGCGGAATTGGGATGGAAGAGTTCCTTTGACCGTCTGTCCCCATGCCAGTGGAACGGCGGGGAATGCCGCTTCCGAGCGGGCCGCTTTAAAACGGGTTTTTGGAACCGGCATTCCGGATTTAAGGATGATGAAGCCCTGGACGGGTCATGCCATTGGCGGCAGCGGCATTCTGGAACTGGCCCTGATGCTGGCTTTTATCAGGGAGGGGGCTTTGCCACCTAATCCTTTCTGGGTAAGTTCCCCGGCAGGTGCGGCTTGTGTTGCGGAAGAATTGCCTTTGGATGGGAGGCGGATGCTGGTTAAGTCCGCCGCTTCCATGGGCGGCCATAATGTAGTGCTGAGCCTTGACGTGGGCGGCTAA
- a CDS encoding alpha/beta hydrolase family protein, with the protein MTIQTAGFLSLLFMAICLPSLSFSSPQGKFQAADWAVLHSSRNDQRHVSSRGVVQTMLENIQPACAFSPDMRPEDFPAWQKKVREAMEKLMKFPLHDNLPAPVLVKTVQREHYRVEKWEAYPLPGAAVPFLVLVPDTASEKNPVPVLFCIPGSDQTKEELAAETSPDLAQPPVPQPGSNAMACHYVKQGWAAVVVDNAGTGEEGDAEHAAGRSSHDYENLARFLLEMDWSWLGYTSYMDQCVLDWVKTRPWVQKNRIILSGFSLGTEPMMVLGVLNPDIFAFVYNDFLCRTLERAKVMTMPSSRGVRSAPNSIRHLIPGFWKQFDFPDIVAALAPRPVICTEGGLDRDFQLISAAYRTAGAPDHFQYRHQPRFADPAQRWHGEHLPAGLDRDAFFRLANVDPSNHFFKKDLVIPWLKGLLGRGQQ; encoded by the coding sequence ATGACCATTCAGACCGCCGGATTTTTATCTCTTCTCTTCATGGCCATTTGCCTTCCCTCCCTCTCCTTTTCCTCACCGCAAGGAAAATTCCAGGCGGCTGACTGGGCGGTACTCCATTCCTCCCGGAACGACCAGCGGCACGTCTCCTCCCGCGGCGTCGTGCAAACAATGCTGGAAAACATTCAGCCGGCATGCGCATTCTCTCCGGACATGAGACCGGAAGACTTCCCCGCCTGGCAGAAGAAAGTCCGGGAAGCCATGGAAAAACTGATGAAATTCCCCCTTCATGACAACCTTCCCGCACCCGTCCTGGTAAAAACCGTGCAGAGGGAACACTACCGGGTAGAAAAATGGGAAGCCTATCCCCTCCCGGGCGCTGCGGTACCGTTTCTGGTACTTGTTCCGGATACCGCTTCAGAAAAAAATCCGGTTCCCGTGCTATTCTGCATCCCCGGTTCTGATCAAACCAAGGAAGAACTGGCGGCGGAAACGTCGCCGGACCTGGCCCAGCCCCCCGTACCGCAGCCGGGCAGCAACGCCATGGCCTGCCACTACGTCAAACAGGGCTGGGCCGCCGTTGTGGTGGATAACGCCGGAACGGGAGAGGAGGGCGACGCCGAGCACGCCGCCGGCCGCTCTTCCCACGACTATGAAAACCTGGCCCGTTTCCTGCTGGAAATGGACTGGAGCTGGCTGGGCTACACCTCCTATATGGACCAATGCGTTCTGGACTGGGTAAAAACACGCCCCTGGGTGCAGAAAAACCGCATCATCCTGAGCGGCTTCTCCCTGGGAACGGAACCCATGATGGTGCTGGGCGTCCTGAATCCGGACATCTTTGCCTTTGTGTACAATGACTTCCTGTGCCGTACCTTGGAACGCGCCAAAGTCATGACCATGCCCAGCAGCAGGGGAGTGCGCTCCGCGCCCAACTCCATCCGCCACCTCATTCCGGGTTTCTGGAAGCAGTTTGACTTTCCAGACATTGTGGCCGCTTTGGCTCCCCGCCCCGTAATCTGTACGGAAGGCGGTCTGGACAGGGACTTCCAACTCATCTCCGCGGCCTACCGCACAGCCGGAGCGCCGGACCATTTCCAGTACCGCCACCAGCCCCGCTTTGCAGACCCGGCCCAACGCTGGCACGGAGAACATTTGCCCGCAGGGCTGGACAGAGACGCCTTTTTCCGCCTCGCCAATGTGGACCCGAGCAACCACTTCTTCAAAAAAGACCTGGTCATTCCCTGGCTCAAGGGCCTTTTAGGCAGGGGACAGCAATAA